In one Saimiri boliviensis isolate mSaiBol1 chromosome 21, mSaiBol1.pri, whole genome shotgun sequence genomic region, the following are encoded:
- the WNT7B gene encoding protein Wnt-7b isoform X2 has protein sequence MHRNFRKWIFYVFLCFGVLYVKLGALSSVVALGANIICNKIPGLAPRQRAICQSRPDAIIVIGEGAQMGINECQYQFRFGRWNCSALGEKTVFGQELRVGSREAAFTYAITAAGVAHAVTAACSQGNLSNCGCDREKQGYYNQAEGWKWGGCSADVRYGIDFSRRFVDAREIKKNARRLMNLHNNEAGRKVLEDRMQLECKCHGVSGSCTTKTCWTTLPKFREVGHLLKEKYNAAVQVEVVRASRLRQPTFLRIKQLRSYQKPMETELVYIEKSPNYCEEDAATGSVGTQGRVCNRTSLGADGCDTMCCGRGYNTHQYTKVWQCNCKFHWCCFVKCNSCSERTEVFTCK, from the exons AGCACTGTCATCCGTGGTGGCCCTGGGAGCCAACATCATCTGCAACAAGATTCCTGGCCTCGCCCCGCGGCAGCGTGCCATCTGCCAGAGCCGACCCGATGCCATCATTGTGATCGGGGAGGGGGCGCAGATGGGCATCAATGAGTGCCAGTACCAGTTCCGCTTCGGACGCTGGAACTGCTCTGCCCTTGGCGAGAAGACCGTCTTCGGGCAAGAGCTCCGAGTAG GGAGCCGCGAGGCTGCCTTCACCTACGCCATCACCGCGGCTGGCGTGGCGCACGCCGTCACCGCGGCCTGCAGCCAAGGCAACCTGAGCAACTGCGGCTGCGACCGCGAGAAGCAGGGCTACTACAACCAGGCGGAGGGCTGGAAGTGGGGCGGCTGCTCGGCCGACGTGCGCTACGGCATCGACTTCTCCCGGCGCTTCGTGGACGCGCGGGAGATCAAGAAGAATGCGCGGCGCCTCATGAACCTGCACAACAACGAGGCGGGCAGGAAG GTCCTGGAGGACCGGATGCAGCTGGAGTGCAAGTGCCACGGCGTGTCCGGCTCCTGCACCACCAAGACCTGCTGGACCACGCTGCCCAAGTTCCGCGAGGTGGGCCACCTGCTGAAGGAGAAGTACAACGCGGCGGTGCAGGTGGAGGTGGTCCGCGCCAGCCGCCTGCGGCAGCCCACCTTCCTGCGCATCAAGCAGCTGCGCAGCTATCAGAAGCCCATGGAGACGGAGCTGGTGTACATCGAGAAGTCGCCCAACTACTGCGAGGAGGACGCGGCCACGGGCAGCGTGGGCACGCAGGGCCGCGTCTGCAACCGCACCTCGCTGGGCGCGGACGGCTGTGACACCATGTGCTGCGGCCGCGGCTACAACACCCACCAGTACACCAAGGTGTGGCAGTGCAACTGCAAGTTCCACTGGTGCTGCTTCGTCAAGTGCAACAGCTGCAGCGAGCGCACCGAGGTCTTCACCTGCAAGTGA
- the WNT7B gene encoding protein Wnt-7b isoform X1 has translation MLLLSPSSALVSVYCPQIFLLLSSGSYLALSSVVALGANIICNKIPGLAPRQRAICQSRPDAIIVIGEGAQMGINECQYQFRFGRWNCSALGEKTVFGQELRVGSREAAFTYAITAAGVAHAVTAACSQGNLSNCGCDREKQGYYNQAEGWKWGGCSADVRYGIDFSRRFVDAREIKKNARRLMNLHNNEAGRKVLEDRMQLECKCHGVSGSCTTKTCWTTLPKFREVGHLLKEKYNAAVQVEVVRASRLRQPTFLRIKQLRSYQKPMETELVYIEKSPNYCEEDAATGSVGTQGRVCNRTSLGADGCDTMCCGRGYNTHQYTKVWQCNCKFHWCCFVKCNSCSERTEVFTCK, from the exons AGCACTGTCATCCGTGGTGGCCCTGGGAGCCAACATCATCTGCAACAAGATTCCTGGCCTCGCCCCGCGGCAGCGTGCCATCTGCCAGAGCCGACCCGATGCCATCATTGTGATCGGGGAGGGGGCGCAGATGGGCATCAATGAGTGCCAGTACCAGTTCCGCTTCGGACGCTGGAACTGCTCTGCCCTTGGCGAGAAGACCGTCTTCGGGCAAGAGCTCCGAGTAG GGAGCCGCGAGGCTGCCTTCACCTACGCCATCACCGCGGCTGGCGTGGCGCACGCCGTCACCGCGGCCTGCAGCCAAGGCAACCTGAGCAACTGCGGCTGCGACCGCGAGAAGCAGGGCTACTACAACCAGGCGGAGGGCTGGAAGTGGGGCGGCTGCTCGGCCGACGTGCGCTACGGCATCGACTTCTCCCGGCGCTTCGTGGACGCGCGGGAGATCAAGAAGAATGCGCGGCGCCTCATGAACCTGCACAACAACGAGGCGGGCAGGAAG GTCCTGGAGGACCGGATGCAGCTGGAGTGCAAGTGCCACGGCGTGTCCGGCTCCTGCACCACCAAGACCTGCTGGACCACGCTGCCCAAGTTCCGCGAGGTGGGCCACCTGCTGAAGGAGAAGTACAACGCGGCGGTGCAGGTGGAGGTGGTCCGCGCCAGCCGCCTGCGGCAGCCCACCTTCCTGCGCATCAAGCAGCTGCGCAGCTATCAGAAGCCCATGGAGACGGAGCTGGTGTACATCGAGAAGTCGCCCAACTACTGCGAGGAGGACGCGGCCACGGGCAGCGTGGGCACGCAGGGCCGCGTCTGCAACCGCACCTCGCTGGGCGCGGACGGCTGTGACACCATGTGCTGCGGCCGCGGCTACAACACCCACCAGTACACCAAGGTGTGGCAGTGCAACTGCAAGTTCCACTGGTGCTGCTTCGTCAAGTGCAACAGCTGCAGCGAGCGCACCGAGGTCTTCACCTGCAAGTGA